The following coding sequences are from one Sebaldella sp. S0638 window:
- a CDS encoding haloacid dehalogenase-like hydrolase, translating into MKNGKRALAVIFMVFMSVFAYALPVKETKLKALNWAPNTYEALNRMIEKNSINNQDYNIRSKPYAVFDFDNTTAMNDIQEALLIYQLENLRFKMTPQQLEAALKTEVPKGNFTDEFKNSKGEKLNIDIVTEDCVESYTWLYNNYKELGGNGKKSLAEIKKSPEYMDFITKVRYLYDAIGGTFSADISYPWVTYLFSGMTSEEVQKLAEDSTDYWLKRNDYKKVTWTSPKERAGKAGIVTVTYKTGLRVMPEMINLYNTLMDNGIEVYVCSASFIDVIVVAATNPKYGLNVKRSNVFAMQLKTDDKGRYINQYDYNNYFQTQGAGKSKTIDKFIRPNHGGKGPILVAGDSDGDYNMLSDYKDMQVGLIINRVKGGPIGELSKKAAESLGKSNAVYYLQGRNENTGLFIPTEKTILLGSKEEKLTK; encoded by the coding sequence ATGAAAAATGGAAAAAGAGCATTAGCAGTGATTTTCATGGTATTTATGTCAGTTTTTGCTTATGCACTGCCGGTAAAAGAAACAAAATTGAAGGCTTTGAACTGGGCACCTAATACTTATGAGGCTCTAAACAGAATGATTGAGAAAAACAGTATTAACAATCAGGATTATAACATCAGAAGTAAGCCTTATGCAGTGTTTGACTTCGATAATACCACAGCTATGAATGACATTCAGGAAGCACTTTTGATCTATCAGTTGGAAAATCTGAGATTCAAAATGACACCGCAGCAGCTCGAAGCAGCTTTGAAAACAGAGGTTCCAAAAGGAAACTTTACAGATGAATTTAAGAATTCAAAAGGTGAAAAGCTGAATATCGACATAGTTACAGAGGACTGTGTAGAAAGCTACACATGGCTGTACAATAATTATAAGGAACTTGGCGGGAACGGGAAAAAATCTCTGGCGGAGATAAAAAAGTCTCCTGAGTATATGGATTTTATAACTAAGGTTCGTTATCTTTATGATGCAATAGGTGGAACATTCAGTGCTGATATCAGTTATCCGTGGGTTACTTATCTGTTCAGCGGAATGACTTCTGAAGAAGTACAGAAACTTGCAGAGGATTCTACAGATTACTGGCTGAAAAGAAATGATTACAAGAAAGTAACATGGACAAGTCCTAAGGAGAGAGCAGGTAAAGCCGGGATAGTAACTGTAACATATAAAACAGGACTTCGTGTAATGCCGGAAATGATAAATCTGTATAACACACTTATGGATAACGGTATAGAAGTGTATGTATGCTCTGCTTCATTTATTGATGTAATAGTGGTAGCAGCAACTAATCCTAAATACGGATTAAATGTAAAGAGAAGCAATGTGTTTGCTATGCAGCTCAAGACTGACGATAAAGGAAGATATATTAATCAGTATGATTATAATAATTACTTTCAGACTCAGGGAGCAGGAAAATCAAAAACTATTGATAAGTTTATCAGACCAAACCATGGCGGAAAAGGGCCGATACTTGTAGCCGGAGATAGTGACGGAGATTATAACATGCTGTCTGATTATAAGGATATGCAGGTTGGTTTAATAATTAACCGTGTTAAAGGCGGGCCTATAGGCGAACTTTCTAAAAAGGCAGCAGAAAGTCTGGGGAAAAGCAATGCAGTATATTATTTACAAGGACGTAATGAGAATACTGGATTATTCATTCCTACAGAAAAAACAATACTTTTAGGAAGTAAAGAGGAAAAATTAACTAAATAA
- a CDS encoding carbohydrate deacetylase → MKLIINADDFARTRGINYGIVEAMKNGVLSSTTIMMNMPYAEHAVNLAKKEGITSIGVHLTFIEKSLSLGKTLVDENGVFKKYPELMEEADIEEIKAEMRTQIDKLISMGINPTHLDGHHHVHLYSLKMAEAVFAVAKEYNLPVRVGRTGKTTRAGEEIIVPDWIRTIDLFEDRYYADKVGVEDFRGFVGDAMIYDVVELMCHPAFLCTDTLKSSYSYPRLTELDVITSDEVKEFIKSKGIEIVDYSAL, encoded by the coding sequence TTGAAACTGATTATTAATGCAGATGATTTTGCAAGAACAAGGGGAATTAATTACGGTATAGTAGAAGCCATGAAAAACGGGGTGCTTTCATCTACTACAATTATGATGAATATGCCTTATGCGGAACATGCAGTGAATCTTGCCAAAAAAGAGGGGATTACTTCTATAGGGGTTCATCTTACCTTTATAGAAAAATCACTATCTTTAGGGAAAACACTTGTTGATGAAAACGGTGTGTTTAAAAAATATCCCGAATTAATGGAAGAGGCTGATATTGAAGAGATAAAAGCAGAAATGAGAACACAGATAGATAAGCTGATAAGTATGGGGATAAATCCTACTCATCTTGACGGGCATCATCATGTCCATCTTTACAGTCTGAAGATGGCAGAAGCAGTTTTTGCCGTTGCTAAGGAATATAACCTTCCTGTAAGGGTAGGGAGAACCGGGAAAACTACCAGAGCGGGAGAAGAAATTATTGTTCCTGACTGGATCAGAACAATAGATTTATTCGAGGACAGATATTATGCGGATAAAGTAGGAGTGGAGGACTTTAGAGGATTTGTCGGGGATGCAATGATCTACGATGTAGTGGAATTAATGTGTCATCCAGCTTTCCTGTGTACAGATACTCTGAAAAGCTCGTATAGTTATCCGAGACTCACAGAACTGGATGTTATTACCAGTGATGAGGTAAAAGAATTCATTAAGAGTAAAGGAATAGAAATAGTTGATTATTCTGCTCTGTAA
- a CDS encoding histidine phosphatase family protein, translating to MNDKKIVLYIVRHGQTLFNKFLRMQGYCDAPLTPEGIEVAEYAAEGMKDIEFSAAYSSTSERAADTALILLQERELDLTMLKDLKEMFFGDLEGEKSATVKKEYPGLIEKLHASRKDFRFPNGENIDDLVERQMRAYTEIIEDNRETGGNILVVSHGTSILNFLRTVKPDIQINEQLPNCSANIVTWEDGKFTVEDFGITKYIEKGRKIMEESNRA from the coding sequence ATGAATGATAAGAAGATAGTACTTTATATAGTAAGACACGGACAGACATTATTTAACAAATTTCTGAGAATGCAGGGCTACTGTGATGCCCCGCTGACTCCTGAAGGAATAGAAGTGGCGGAATATGCTGCGGAAGGTATGAAGGACATAGAATTCTCAGCTGCATATTCAAGTACAAGTGAAAGAGCAGCAGATACAGCTTTGATTTTATTACAGGAGAGAGAGCTGGATCTTACAATGTTGAAAGACTTAAAAGAGATGTTTTTCGGAGACCTTGAAGGTGAAAAATCAGCAACAGTGAAAAAAGAATATCCGGGACTAATTGAGAAACTTCATGCAAGCAGAAAAGATTTCAGATTTCCAAACGGGGAAAATATAGATGACCTTGTGGAAAGACAAATGAGAGCTTACACTGAAATAATCGAGGATAACAGGGAAACAGGAGGGAATATTCTTGTTGTTTCACACGGAACATCTATACTGAACTTTTTGAGAACTGTGAAACCGGATATTCAGATAAATGAACAGCTTCCAAACTGCAGCGCAAATATAGTAACATGGGAAGACGGGAAATTCACTGTGGAAGATTTCGGAATAACGAAATATATAGAAAAAGGCAGAAAAATAATGGAAGAAAGCAACAGAGCCTGA
- a CDS encoding glycoside hydrolase family 1 protein, with protein MIHKKLDDFPEGFLWGSASAAYQVEGAWDTDGKGKSIWDNFVRIPGKTFMETTGDVAVDHYNRYKEDVALMAEMGLKAYRFSIAWARIFPEGTGKACQEGLDFYNNLINELIEHNIEPIVTLYHWDLPQALQDLYGGWENRQIIEDFNDYCVTLFENFGDRVKYWVSLNEQNIFIGLGYLRAIHPPGVKDYKRMYEANHIASLANAKAISSFRKIVPNGKIGPSFALNPGYPATCNPEDVLAFQDEEELNADWWMDIYAWGEYPVAGMKFLKEKGWAPTVLEGDTELLKAGKPDFMGVNYYKTVTFETNPLDGVGVGVFNTTGKKGTTQEEGIPGAYKTKKNEYLKTTNWDWEIDPTGLRIGMRRITSRYKLPILISENGLGEFDKLEEGNIINDDYRIDYIKEHLRACKEAITDGVDLIGYCTWSFTDLLSWLNGYQKRYGFVYVNREEQDEKDMARYKKKSFYWYKDVIKSNGKDI; from the coding sequence ATGATACATAAAAAACTTGATGATTTTCCTGAAGGGTTTTTATGGGGATCAGCTTCAGCTGCTTATCAGGTAGAAGGAGCATGGGATACTGACGGAAAAGGAAAGTCGATCTGGGATAATTTTGTAAGAATTCCCGGAAAAACTTTCATGGAAACAACTGGCGATGTAGCTGTAGATCATTATAACAGGTATAAGGAAGACGTAGCCCTCATGGCTGAAATGGGACTGAAAGCATACAGATTTTCCATAGCATGGGCAAGAATTTTCCCGGAAGGAACTGGAAAGGCATGTCAGGAAGGGCTGGATTTCTATAATAATCTGATAAATGAATTAATAGAGCATAATATAGAACCTATAGTTACATTGTATCACTGGGATTTGCCGCAGGCTCTTCAGGATTTATACGGAGGCTGGGAAAACAGACAGATAATAGAAGATTTCAATGATTACTGTGTTACTTTGTTTGAAAATTTCGGTGACAGGGTAAAATACTGGGTAAGCCTGAATGAACAGAATATCTTTATAGGACTGGGTTATCTCAGAGCGATACATCCGCCGGGTGTAAAAGATTATAAAAGAATGTATGAGGCTAATCATATAGCCAGTCTTGCCAATGCAAAGGCAATAAGTTCATTTAGAAAAATAGTGCCGAACGGGAAAATAGGACCGAGTTTTGCTTTGAATCCGGGATATCCTGCCACGTGTAATCCGGAAGATGTTCTGGCATTTCAAGATGAAGAAGAATTAAACGCAGACTGGTGGATGGATATTTATGCATGGGGTGAATATCCTGTAGCAGGGATGAAATTCCTTAAAGAAAAAGGATGGGCGCCCACAGTTCTTGAAGGAGATACAGAGCTTCTAAAAGCTGGGAAACCTGATTTTATGGGAGTAAATTATTATAAAACAGTAACATTTGAAACAAATCCTCTTGATGGTGTAGGAGTGGGAGTATTTAATACAACAGGGAAAAAAGGTACTACACAGGAAGAAGGAATACCCGGAGCATATAAAACAAAGAAAAATGAATATCTGAAAACTACAAACTGGGACTGGGAAATAGATCCGACAGGTCTTAGAATAGGAATGAGAAGAATTACAAGCAGATATAAGCTGCCGATACTTATTTCGGAAAACGGTCTTGGAGAATTCGATAAGCTTGAAGAAGGAAATATAATTAATGATGACTACAGAATTGATTATATAAAAGAACATCTCAGAGCCTGCAAGGAAGCGATTACAGACGGTGTAGACCTCATAGGTTACTGCACATGGAGCTTTACAGATCTTTTGAGCTGGCTGAACGGCTATCAGAAACGTTACGGTTTTGTATACGTAAACAGAGAAGAGCAGGATGAAAAAGATATGGCGAGATATAAGAAAAAAAGTTTCTACTGGTATAAAGATGTAATAAAATCAAATGGTAAGGATATATAG
- a CDS encoding 6-phospho-beta-glucosidase: MSKIKIVTIGGGSSYTPELIEGFIKRSAELPIREIWLVDIEEGKEKLEIVGSLAKRMVEKAGLDWQIHLTLDREEALKGADFVTTQFRVGFLDARIKDERIPFENGLLGQETNGPGGMLKAFRTIPVILSIVEDMKRLCPDAWLVNFTNPAGMVTEAVLKYGKYEKVVGLCNVPVNHMMSEAKLLGKDASELFFHFAGLNHFVWHKVYDNKGKDITGEVATKVISEEEAGVANIEVMHFLQDQLDHLGMIPCYYHRYYYLQDDMLQKGLESYKNEGTRGEVVKRVEEELFELYKNPDLKDKPAQLEKRGGAYYSDAACELINSIHNDKKILMVVNTRNNGTIDDLPYDCAIETTAYITASGPKPLNFGKFPTAQRGYIQIMKAMEELTIEAAVTGDYKIALEAFITNPLIPGSTIGKKVLDELLIAHKKYLPQFKDFFDKQ; encoded by the coding sequence ATGTCAAAAATTAAAATTGTAACTATTGGCGGAGGTTCCAGCTATACACCGGAACTGATTGAGGGATTTATTAAAAGAAGTGCGGAGCTTCCAATAAGGGAAATTTGGCTTGTTGACATAGAAGAGGGGAAAGAAAAGCTTGAAATAGTTGGAAGTCTGGCAAAGCGTATGGTGGAAAAAGCCGGTCTGGACTGGCAGATACATTTGACTCTGGACAGAGAAGAAGCTCTAAAAGGTGCTGATTTCGTAACTACACAATTCAGGGTTGGTTTCCTTGATGCCCGTATAAAAGATGAAAGAATACCTTTTGAAAATGGTCTGCTTGGTCAGGAAACAAACGGTCCCGGCGGAATGCTGAAAGCATTTCGTACAATTCCGGTAATTCTTTCTATAGTTGAGGACATGAAAAGACTTTGTCCTGATGCATGGCTTGTAAACTTTACAAATCCGGCAGGAATGGTTACAGAAGCTGTATTAAAGTATGGAAAGTATGAAAAAGTGGTAGGACTGTGCAATGTTCCTGTAAACCATATGATGAGCGAAGCAAAGCTTCTTGGTAAAGATGCCAGTGAATTATTTTTCCACTTCGCAGGACTGAATCACTTTGTATGGCATAAAGTATATGATAACAAAGGAAAAGATATCACAGGTGAGGTAGCGACTAAAGTAATAAGTGAAGAGGAAGCAGGAGTGGCTAATATAGAAGTAATGCATTTTCTTCAGGATCAGCTTGACCACTTAGGTATGATACCGTGCTATTACCACAGATACTACTATCTTCAGGACGATATGCTGCAAAAAGGACTTGAAAGCTATAAAAATGAAGGTACACGTGGTGAAGTAGTAAAAAGAGTAGAAGAGGAATTATTTGAGCTTTATAAAAATCCAGATCTGAAAGATAAACCGGCACAGCTTGAAAAAAGAGGAGGGGCATATTATTCAGATGCTGCATGTGAATTGATAAATTCTATACATAACGACAAAAAGATATTGATGGTAGTAAATACACGTAATAACGGAACTATAGATGATCTTCCTTATGACTGTGCAATAGAAACTACTGCATATATCACTGCATCTGGTCCAAAACCGCTTAATTTCGGAAAATTCCCTACTGCACAAAGAGGGTATATACAGATAATGAAAGCGATGGAAGAACTTACAATAGAAGCGGCTGTAACAGGAGATTATAAAATAGCATTGGAAGCATTTATTACTAATCCTTTGATACCGGGAAGCACTATTGGTAAAAAAGTGTTAGATGAATTGTTAATTGCTCACAAAAAATATCTTCCTCAGTTTAAAGATTTTTTTGACAAACAATAG
- the celB gene encoding PTS cellobiose transporter subunit IIC, with protein MAGAMDGVIGFLEKHLMPIAGKVGNQKHVQAIRDGIIVTMPLTIIGSVFLIIGNFPIPAYTKWLADTGIAEKLSYPVTASFGLMGVIACIGIAYRLSERYGVDALTGAVLALCSFVLVTPYSIPFLQDGKEVGTVGGIAFNFLDSGGLFVGLLMAIFTVEIYRIIIQKDIIIKMPDGVPPAVAKSFAALIPGMIILTVVWLIRLGLMYTPFEDMHNIVRVLLVGPLTKIGGTYWGALVVTLLIHLLWMTGIHGAALIMGIISPVTYKLMAENNAAYMAGARGADLPNVVTTQFFDIFQSMGGSGSTFSLAVILLIFSKSKQLKEIGKLAIGPAFFNINEPILFGLPIVMNPLMLIPFVLSPVVVITITYWSMKLGFVARLAGIAIPWTTPPILGGALSTASVSGGVVQVVSMVITFFIYYPFFKIMDAQKLKEEAAAVA; from the coding sequence ATGGCAGGAGCTATGGATGGGGTTATAGGATTTCTTGAGAAACATTTGATGCCTATAGCAGGAAAGGTAGGAAACCAAAAACATGTTCAGGCAATAAGAGACGGAATTATAGTAACAATGCCGCTTACAATAATAGGATCTGTATTTTTGATTATAGGGAATTTCCCAATACCGGCGTATACAAAATGGCTGGCAGACACAGGAATTGCTGAAAAATTAAGCTACCCGGTAACAGCATCATTTGGATTGATGGGAGTAATAGCTTGTATTGGTATAGCATACAGACTTTCTGAAAGATATGGTGTAGATGCACTTACAGGAGCAGTTTTGGCTCTGTGTTCCTTTGTACTTGTGACACCTTACAGTATACCATTTTTACAGGATGGTAAAGAGGTAGGAACTGTAGGGGGAATAGCATTTAACTTTCTTGACAGCGGAGGATTATTCGTAGGTTTGTTAATGGCAATATTTACTGTAGAAATATATAGAATAATTATACAAAAAGATATTATCATAAAAATGCCTGACGGTGTACCGCCGGCAGTGGCAAAATCATTCGCGGCTTTGATTCCGGGTATGATAATACTGACAGTAGTATGGCTGATCAGACTTGGATTAATGTACACACCGTTTGAAGATATGCATAATATAGTAAGAGTATTATTAGTAGGACCTCTGACAAAAATAGGAGGAACATACTGGGGAGCACTTGTAGTAACACTGCTTATTCATTTACTATGGATGACAGGTATTCACGGAGCTGCCCTGATAATGGGAATTATATCTCCGGTAACATATAAGCTTATGGCTGAAAATAACGCTGCTTATATGGCAGGAGCAAGAGGAGCGGACTTACCTAACGTAGTAACAACACAATTCTTTGATATCTTTCAGTCAATGGGAGGATCAGGATCGACATTCTCGCTGGCAGTGATATTATTGATATTCTCAAAGAGCAAACAGCTGAAAGAAATAGGTAAATTGGCTATAGGACCGGCATTCTTCAATATTAACGAGCCGATACTTTTCGGGCTTCCTATAGTAATGAACCCGTTGATGCTTATTCCGTTTGTATTGTCTCCGGTAGTAGTAATTACAATAACTTACTGGTCAATGAAATTAGGATTCGTAGCAAGACTGGCAGGTATAGCAATACCATGGACGACACCGCCTATTCTCGGAGGGGCCTTATCCACAGCCAGTGTATCAGGAGGAGTAGTACAGGTAGTAAGTATGGTAATAACATTCTTTATATATTATCCATTCTTCAAAATAATGGATGCGCAAAAATTAAAAGAAGAGGCTGCAGCAGTGGCATAA
- a CDS encoding PTS lactose/cellobiose transporter subunit IIA translates to MEMDIEMIAMSLIGHAGESKSYSFQALREAKVGNFEEADNYIKKANEEMLKAHEIQTDLITKEAGGERVDLGLIMVHAQDHLMGSILFKDMVIEMIDLYKRIDALES, encoded by the coding sequence ATGGAAATGGATATTGAAATGATAGCAATGAGCCTAATTGGTCATGCGGGAGAAAGCAAAAGCTATTCTTTTCAGGCTTTGAGAGAAGCAAAAGTCGGTAACTTTGAGGAAGCTGACAACTATATAAAGAAAGCAAATGAAGAAATGCTAAAAGCCCATGAGATACAGACAGATCTCATTACTAAGGAAGCCGGCGGTGAAAGAGTAGACCTTGGTCTTATTATGGTTCATGCACAGGATCACCTTATGGGATCAATTCTGTTCAAAGATATGGTAATAGAAATGATAGATTTATATAAAAGGATAGATGCACTGGAAAGCTAG
- a CDS encoding PTS sugar transporter subunit IIB, whose amino-acid sequence MKRILLCCAAGMSTSLLVTKIKKAADEQGIEAEVWAEPLEKVRDHVGNADVLLLGPQVKYALSDLKKVADEKGIPIDVINMMDYGMMNGPKVLDQALKLIG is encoded by the coding sequence ATGAAAAGAATTTTACTATGTTGTGCAGCAGGAATGTCTACAAGTCTGCTTGTTACAAAAATCAAAAAGGCTGCAGATGAGCAGGGAATAGAAGCAGAAGTGTGGGCAGAACCACTGGAAAAAGTAAGAGATCATGTGGGGAATGCTGATGTACTTTTATTAGGTCCGCAGGTAAAATATGCATTGAGCGATCTGAAAAAAGTAGCTGATGAAAAGGGTATCCCTATAGATGTAATAAATATGATGGACTATGGAATGATGAACGGACCGAAAGTTTTGGATCAAGCTTTAAAATTAATCGGTTAG
- a CDS encoding replication initiation protein: MLNIYNSQQFNFLKKHNFSVLTNKALNKKEKKFLKILYLSCGILDKNNSEISYKIEEILNVLNYDSITRLEKFLNNIISKRVFYRVEEDNKLLQNGSFGIINSYSVYKGRIYFLLSEEILLSFIEKTLFSYLKIDKFIFMEENFSYNLYLYLIPLFYNQKEVVIDLDKLKNILNAETSYERFYDFEKYILKKAIEDIVTFSKYNLSYYKMKTGKNVNNKVTAIKFILNNEKPGNYFDVKHAANELLNVVKTKVVNINEMYELILLYIIKRSYDYVLTNIKYTLANYTDNIEKHLKKALLYDLGNTEKIDKYALYVEDIAYFKTPFILQMNLWRHLNKVSAEIPDYDDVNRLYYSDFFKKIIKLRDKEEFDFSNDTVRIYIKYNEKEDSIIRIYIHKEG, from the coding sequence ATGTTAAATATATATAATTCCCAACAGTTTAATTTTCTCAAAAAACATAATTTTTCAGTACTGACAAATAAGGCTTTGAATAAAAAGGAAAAAAAATTTTTAAAAATTCTTTACTTAAGTTGTGGTATTCTTGATAAAAATAACTCAGAAATATCCTATAAAATTGAAGAGATTTTAAATGTTTTAAACTACGACTCTATTACCCGTCTGGAGAAATTTCTTAATAACATTATCAGCAAAAGAGTTTTCTACAGAGTGGAAGAAGATAACAAACTGCTGCAAAACGGAAGCTTTGGTATTATAAACTCATATTCAGTTTATAAAGGGCGTATCTATTTTCTTCTTTCCGAAGAGATACTTTTGTCATTTATAGAAAAAACTCTCTTTTCTTATCTAAAAATAGATAAGTTTATTTTCATGGAAGAAAATTTTTCCTATAATCTTTATTTATACCTTATCCCTCTGTTTTATAACCAGAAAGAAGTAGTTATTGATCTTGATAAATTAAAAAATATACTGAATGCAGAAACCAGTTACGAAAGGTTTTATGATTTTGAAAAATATATTCTGAAAAAAGCAATTGAAGATATAGTGACCTTTAGTAAATATAATCTTTCATATTATAAGATGAAAACCGGAAAAAATGTAAATAATAAAGTTACAGCAATAAAATTTATACTTAACAATGAAAAACCTGGCAATTATTTTGATGTTAAACATGCTGCCAATGAGCTTCTGAATGTAGTCAAGACTAAAGTAGTCAATATAAATGAGATGTATGAGCTTATACTCCTTTATATCATAAAAAGAAGCTATGATTATGTACTTACCAACATAAAATATACACTTGCCAATTATACCGACAATATAGAAAAACATCTGAAAAAAGCACTGCTTTATGATCTCGGGAATACTGAAAAAATTGATAAATATGCACTTTATGTTGAAGATATAGCATACTTCAAAACACCGTTTATATTACAGATGAATCTCTGGCGGCACCTGAATAAGGTAAGTGCAGAAATTCCTGATTATGATGATGTAAACAGACTGTATTATTCGGACTTTTTCAAAAAAATTATCAAGCTCAGAGACAAGGAAGAATTTGATTTTTCCAATGATACAGTAAGAATATATATAAAATATAATGAAAAAGAAGACAGTATTATAAGAATATATATACATAAGGAAGGATAA
- a CDS encoding MmcQ/YjbR family DNA-binding protein, with translation MINTESLFKNKKLNPKQIIAYGFTKRKDDYIYSSELINGQLKMTVIITKTGKVSAEIKDILSGEAYIIHQVSALHGGFVGKVREEYDRILNDIAKKCFESDIFKSEYSKQVIQYIREKYHNEPEFLWTKFPNNAIFRRQDSAKWYAALLILQKQKLGLKEDGIIEIIDLRIKPENMDSFIDNKKYFPGYHMNKKHWFTICLDGSVPAEEIFRYIDISYTLAVK, from the coding sequence ATGATAAATACAGAGTCCTTATTTAAAAATAAAAAACTAAATCCGAAACAGATTATTGCCTACGGCTTTACCAAAAGAAAAGATGACTACATTTATTCCTCAGAATTAATAAATGGTCAGCTTAAAATGACGGTTATTATCACCAAGACCGGAAAAGTATCAGCAGAAATAAAGGATATACTATCAGGGGAAGCCTATATTATTCATCAGGTTTCTGCCCTTCACGGCGGATTTGTGGGAAAAGTCAGGGAAGAATATGACAGAATTCTTAATGATATTGCCAAGAAGTGCTTTGAAAGTGATATATTTAAAAGTGAATATTCAAAACAGGTTATTCAGTATATCAGAGAAAAATACCATAATGAACCTGAGTTTCTATGGACTAAATTCCCCAATAATGCGATTTTCCGCCGTCAGGACAGTGCAAAATGGTATGCGGCATTATTAATTCTGCAAAAGCAAAAACTGGGACTGAAAGAGGACGGCATAATTGAGATAATTGATTTACGGATCAAACCCGAAAATATGGACAGTTTTATTGATAATAAAAAATATTTTCCGGGATATCATATGAATAAAAAACATTGGTTTACCATTTGCCTTGACGGCTCAGTTCCCGCAGAAGAAATTTTCAGATATATTGATATCAGCTATACACTAGCTGTGAAATAG
- a CDS encoding penicillin-binding transpeptidase domain-containing protein: MLFIIKIRVSPAPDSTYKIYDALIGLELGIIKSGDTSMKWNGKANSYSVWDQDQTLESALKDSVNWYFQEIDKKAGKKQLYSYYKKISYGNYNLSGDISDYWMESSLRISPVEQVLLLKDFYTDNLVFNDKNIKAVKNALKLSENNGKILFGKTGTGTLDGKNVNGWFVGFVEKEDNVFIFAVNVQAKDNAGGKAAAETALAVLRDKNIY, from the coding sequence ATGTTATTTATAATAAAGATAAGAGTATCACCAGCTCCTGATTCTACATATAAAATATATGATGCGCTTATAGGTCTGGAACTGGGAATAATAAAGAGCGGTGATACTTCTATGAAGTGGAACGGCAAAGCTAATTCGTACAGTGTGTGGGATCAGGATCAGACATTGGAAAGCGCACTGAAAGACTCAGTAAACTGGTATTTTCAGGAAATAGATAAAAAGGCCGGGAAAAAACAGCTTTATTCATATTATAAAAAAATTTCATATGGGAATTATAATCTCAGCGGTGATATATCAGATTACTGGATGGAATCTTCTCTGCGGATATCACCTGTGGAACAGGTTTTGCTGCTGAAGGATTTTTATACAGATAATCTGGTATTTAATGATAAAAATATAAAAGCTGTAAAAAACGCACTAAAGCTGTCAGAAAATAACGGGAAGATACTTTTCGGGAAAACAGGAACAGGTACTTTGGACGGAAAGAATGTAAACGGATGGTTTGTAGGCTTTGTGGAGAAAGAAGATAATGTGTTTATATTCGCGGTAAATGTTCAGGCTAAGGACAATGCAGGAGGGAAAGCCGCAGCAGAGACAGCACTGGCTGTTTTGAGGGATAAGAATATATATTAG